A window from Hemiscyllium ocellatum isolate sHemOce1 chromosome X unlocalized genomic scaffold, sHemOce1.pat.X.cur. SUPER_X_unloc_5, whole genome shotgun sequence encodes these proteins:
- the mob4 gene encoding MOB-like protein phocein — MAATVPLRRNRPGTKAQDFYSWPDESLDEMDSTLAVQQYIQQSIRDDTSDIEKILEPPEGQDEGVWKYEHLRQFCLELNDLAVKLQGECHSDTCTQMTATEQWIFLCAAHKTPKECPAIDYTRHTLDGAACLLNSNKYFPSRVSIKESSVAKLGSVCRRIYRIFSHAYFHHRQIFDDYENETYLCHRFTKFVIKYNLMSKDNLIVPILEGEIQNAATGESEA, encoded by the exons ATGGCGGCTACCGTCCCCCTCAGGAGGAACCGGCCGGGGACTAAAGCTCAG GATTTTTACAGCTGGCCAGATGAATCGCTGGACGAGATGGACAGTACCCTGGCAGTTCAGCAG TACATCCAGCAAAGCATAAGGGACGATACGTCGGACATCGAGAAAATTCTGGAGCCTCCAGAGGGGCAGGATGAGGGAGTCTGGAAGTACGAGCATCTCCG GCAGTTCTGTCTTGAGCTCAATGACCTGGCTGTCAAACTGCAG ggCGAGTGTCACTCGGACACATGTACACAGATGACAGCAACGGAGCAGTGGATCTTCCTGTGTGCTGCACACAAGACACCCAAGGAG TGCCCTGCCATTGACTACACCCGGCACACCCTGGATGGAGCAGCGTGTTTACTCAACAGCAACAAGTACTTCCCCAGCCG GGTCAGCATCAAGGAGTCGTCCGTGGCCAAGTTGGGTTCTGTCTGTCGCCGGATCTACCGGATCTTCTCCCACGCCTACTTCCACCACCGCCAGATCTTCGACGATTACGAG AATGAGACGTACCTGTGTCATCGCTTCACCAAGTTTGTGATCAAGTACAACCTCATGTCGAAGGATAATCTCATTGTGCCCATTCTGGAGGGGGAGATCCAGAACGCAGCGACTGGAGAGAGTGAGGcctga